The Geotalea uraniireducens Rf4 genome window below encodes:
- a CDS encoding transposase: MARKPRIHYPGAVYHVILRGNAGQPIFFKDADRFRLYLFLQESVERFGYRIHGFCCMTNHIHLVVQVADTPLSLIMQNLSLRYTKWVNYTQGRTGHLFQGRYKALLLDADAYLLELVRYVHLNPVRADMVPLPQEYPWSGHRAYLGSEVLPWLTTEWVLSLLGRRTDSARKAYRQFVADGMGEERRNEFHSGTCEGRILGDDGFADDALHKANQLRKREWTLPEIVASVCRRYGIAEEQLKSPGKTRPFSEARALAAVIVQESPHLSLTELGRLFNRDASALGKAAQRMLSRSRADVELAANIEDVRGALSKCPNV; this comes from the coding sequence ATGGCACGTAAACCTCGCATTCATTATCCCGGAGCCGTCTATCACGTAATACTTCGCGGCAATGCCGGCCAGCCGATTTTCTTCAAGGATGCAGACCGCTTCCGGCTCTACCTCTTTCTGCAGGAATCCGTGGAAAGATTCGGCTACCGCATTCATGGCTTTTGCTGCATGACGAATCACATTCACCTTGTCGTACAGGTGGCTGACACCCCTCTCTCGCTCATCATGCAGAACCTGTCACTGCGCTATACAAAATGGGTCAACTACACCCAAGGGCGCACGGGACATCTCTTCCAGGGGCGATACAAGGCGCTCCTGTTGGACGCGGACGCGTACCTGCTGGAGCTCGTGCGTTATGTCCACCTGAATCCGGTTCGGGCAGACATGGTGCCGCTTCCGCAGGAGTACCCGTGGAGCGGCCATCGCGCCTATCTCGGCAGTGAAGTGCTGCCGTGGCTGACTACCGAATGGGTGCTCTCGCTGCTTGGCCGCAGAACCGATTCTGCCCGCAAGGCGTATCGGCAATTTGTTGCCGATGGAATGGGTGAGGAACGAAGAAACGAGTTTCACAGCGGAACATGCGAAGGGCGTATCCTCGGTGACGACGGCTTTGCCGACGATGCGCTGCATAAAGCCAACCAGTTGCGTAAGCGGGAGTGGACACTGCCGGAAATCGTCGCCTCCGTCTGCCGTCGATACGGAATCGCTGAGGAACAACTGAAATCGCCGGGCAAGACCCGGCCTTTCAGCGAGGCGAGAGCGCTCGCCGCAGTGATCGTGCAGGAATCGCCGCACCTCTCCCTGACGGAGTTGGGGAGGCTCTTCAACCGTGATGCGTCCGCCCTTGGTAAAGCGGCGCAAAGAATGCTGTCCCGCTCACGGGCCGATGTCGAACTGGCCGCGAATATCGAAGATGTGCGGGGGGCTTTGAGTAAATGTCCGAATGTCTGA
- a CDS encoding RCKP-type rubredoxin-like domain-containing protein, producing the protein MATWKCNACGFTKEGRCKPQKCPQCQEKGTFEKTE; encoded by the coding sequence ATGGCCACATGGAAATGCAATGCTTGCGGATTTACCAAGGAAGGGCGCTGCAAACCGCAAAAATGCCCGCAGTGCCAGGAAAAGGGAACTTTTGAAAAGACGGAATAG
- a CDS encoding M16 family metallopeptidase, producing the protein MKAVHRIYLLALCLALLAPFAHAAGLADKVQEHTLKNGMKLLMVERHTSPTVAAWIRFKVGSADERSDERGLAHLLEHMLFKGTKTLGTTDYAAEKPLLDKIEQTAQLLMLEKAKREKGDQAKINQLKKELDSLEKDAEKYVVKEEFAQIYARNGGSGYNAFTSKDGTTYLINMPANKMELWAAIESDRMKNAVLREFYTERDVVMEERRRSYDTEPEGELWENFLATAFVAHPFGQPTIGWMSDIENLSRNKAETFLHKYYAPNNAIVAVVGDIDPQRIITLVEKYFGVIAPGTPVGPVAVEEPRQRGEKRIEVLADAEPQLMIGFHKPTLPAADDYVFDVIDMLLADGRTSRLYKKMVVEKQLVTDVSSFTAPGSRYPNLFVIAATPRAPHTVQEVESAIYEELERLKKEPVTERELQQILNKLEFEESRQMLSNGGLARNLTEYEATAGTWRYLIEHRQRVAAVTPADVARVAQKYLVRENRTIGVITKQEVAK; encoded by the coding sequence ATGAAGGCAGTGCATCGGATTTACCTTCTCGCCCTGTGCCTCGCACTCCTCGCCCCCTTCGCCCATGCGGCGGGTCTGGCGGACAAGGTGCAGGAACACACCTTGAAAAACGGCATGAAACTCCTCATGGTGGAGCGCCACACCTCGCCGACGGTTGCCGCATGGATCCGCTTCAAGGTGGGGAGCGCGGACGAACGGAGCGACGAGCGAGGGCTCGCCCACCTCCTGGAACACATGCTGTTCAAGGGGACAAAGACCCTTGGGACAACCGACTACGCCGCCGAAAAACCGCTTCTGGACAAGATCGAACAGACGGCACAGCTTCTCATGCTGGAAAAGGCCAAACGGGAAAAGGGGGACCAGGCAAAGATCAACCAGTTGAAGAAAGAGCTCGACAGCCTGGAAAAAGATGCGGAGAAGTACGTGGTAAAGGAGGAGTTCGCCCAGATCTACGCCAGAAACGGCGGCTCCGGCTACAACGCCTTCACCAGCAAGGACGGCACCACTTACCTGATCAACATGCCTGCAAACAAGATGGAGCTCTGGGCTGCAATCGAATCTGACCGGATGAAGAACGCGGTGCTACGCGAATTCTACACCGAGCGGGACGTGGTGATGGAGGAGCGACGCCGCTCCTACGACACGGAGCCTGAAGGGGAGCTGTGGGAAAACTTTCTTGCCACGGCCTTCGTCGCCCACCCATTCGGCCAGCCGACCATCGGCTGGATGTCTGACATCGAAAACCTCTCCCGCAACAAGGCCGAGACGTTCCTCCACAAATATTACGCCCCCAACAACGCCATTGTGGCCGTTGTCGGCGATATCGACCCGCAAAGAATCATCACCCTTGTGGAAAAATATTTCGGCGTCATAGCTCCCGGCACACCGGTCGGGCCGGTGGCGGTTGAAGAACCGCGGCAGCGGGGGGAAAAAAGGATCGAGGTCCTGGCCGATGCCGAACCGCAGCTGATGATCGGCTTTCACAAGCCGACGCTGCCGGCCGCAGACGATTACGTGTTTGACGTCATCGACATGCTCCTGGCCGACGGGCGCACCTCCCGCCTCTACAAGAAGATGGTCGTGGAAAAGCAGCTCGTTACGGACGTTTCCTCCTTTACCGCACCGGGTAGCCGCTACCCGAATCTGTTTGTCATCGCTGCCACCCCACGTGCCCCCCACACCGTGCAGGAGGTGGAATCAGCGATTTACGAGGAGCTGGAGCGACTTAAGAAAGAGCCGGTCACCGAGCGCGAGCTGCAACAGATTCTCAACAAGCTGGAATTCGAAGAGTCCCGCCAGATGCTTTCAAACGGCGGGCTGGCAAGAAACCTTACCGAATATGAGGCAACCGCCGGCACCTGGCGCTACCTCATCGAGCACAGGCAGCGGGTGGCTGCCGTCACGCCGGCGGACGTGGCGCGCGTGGCGCAGAAATACCTGGTCAGGGAAAACAGGACCATCGGCGTCATTACCAAACAGGAGGTGGCAAAATGA
- a CDS encoding M16 family metallopeptidase produces the protein MTNWKRLLLMAAAILSLSACAATQKAVDPRTMTFPKLTFEIPKSERVQLANGMVVYLLEDHELPLVSMTAYVNTGSIYEPAEKAGLAGLTGAVMRSGGTMETPPEKLDAELEFMASSIESSIGADVGNVSLSSLKKNLDRTLSLFADVVMHPAFREDRVTLAKNRTIESLRRQNDDAKGVADRELRKALYPNHPLGRYPTIGSVKSITRDDMAAFHKRYFHPNTMMLAVAGDFDRKELVAALEKAFAGWEKVSVDFPAVAPLQQDIKPEVLLAKKEINQSVIRMGHPGIDKNNPDLYPIRVMDYILGGGFTSRLTTEIRSNQGLAYNVDSYFDVGRRFPGIFLAETETKSESTVKAVTLMRDIIAGMTRAPVTDDELKLAKDAIVNSFIFGFARTDAVVNQQLRLEYYGYPAGYLENYRDNISKVTKEDVLRVAQKYLHPERLVLVVVGNEKQFDKPLATLGPVREIKLENGK, from the coding sequence ATGACCAACTGGAAGAGACTCCTGCTTATGGCAGCAGCAATCCTTTCTCTCTCTGCCTGCGCTGCGACGCAAAAAGCCGTTGACCCGCGCACCATGACCTTTCCCAAGCTTACGTTCGAAATCCCCAAAAGCGAGCGGGTGCAGCTCGCCAACGGGATGGTGGTTTACCTGCTGGAAGACCATGAACTGCCGCTGGTAAGCATGACCGCCTACGTCAACACCGGGAGTATCTACGAACCTGCGGAAAAGGCCGGCCTGGCCGGCCTTACCGGCGCCGTGATGCGGAGCGGCGGGACAATGGAAACACCGCCGGAAAAGCTGGACGCAGAGCTTGAATTCATGGCGTCGTCCATCGAGTCGAGTATCGGCGCCGACGTGGGCAACGTCTCCCTCAGCAGCCTGAAGAAAAACCTCGACCGGACGCTTTCACTTTTCGCCGATGTCGTCATGCATCCCGCTTTCCGCGAAGACCGGGTGACGCTGGCGAAGAACCGGACCATCGAGTCCCTGCGCAGGCAGAACGACGACGCCAAGGGGGTCGCCGACCGGGAGCTGAGAAAGGCCCTCTACCCCAACCATCCGCTCGGCCGTTATCCGACCATCGGGTCGGTGAAGAGCATCACCAGGGACGACATGGCAGCCTTCCACAAGCGCTATTTCCATCCCAACACCATGATGCTGGCGGTTGCCGGCGACTTTGACAGGAAAGAGCTCGTGGCCGCGCTGGAAAAGGCCTTTGCCGGCTGGGAAAAAGTCTCGGTCGACTTCCCGGCGGTAGCGCCGCTGCAGCAGGATATAAAGCCTGAAGTGCTGTTGGCGAAAAAGGAGATCAACCAGTCGGTGATCCGCATGGGGCACCCGGGGATCGACAAGAACAACCCGGACCTCTACCCCATCAGGGTCATGGATTACATCCTCGGCGGCGGCTTCACCTCGCGGCTGACCACGGAGATCCGATCCAACCAGGGCCTGGCCTATAACGTGGACAGCTATTTCGATGTGGGGAGGCGCTTCCCCGGCATCTTCCTCGCCGAAACGGAGACCAAGAGCGAATCGACAGTCAAGGCCGTCACCCTCATGCGCGACATCATCGCCGGCATGACCAGGGCGCCGGTCACCGACGACGAGCTGAAGCTGGCCAAGGATGCCATCGTCAACTCCTTCATCTTCGGTTTCGCTCGGACCGATGCGGTGGTCAACCAGCAGCTGCGGCTCGAATACTACGGCTATCCCGCCGGCTACCTGGAAAACTACCGGGACAACATATCCAAGGTGACGAAAGAAGATGTGCTGCGCGTGGCGCAGAAATACCTCCACCCGGAAAGGTTGGTGCTCGTGGTGGTGGGAAATGAGAAGCAGTTCGACAAGCCGCTCGCCACCCTGGGACCGGTGAGGGAGATCAAGCTGGAGAACGGCAAATAA
- a CDS encoding sigma-54-dependent transcriptional regulator, which produces MDRLKLLIIEDDPLFGEAIWEALQAAGYRTRLATSGAEALAAVAEESFDLMLQDIRLPDANGLDILREILQRQPHSRALVMTGFATVDSAVEAMKIGAFDFLTKPFPMEMLLMKLQKVLEFKQMEKEIDSFRSKEEECHLIVSRSPAMKDLLEMARAVAVTDATVLLQGESGTGKELLAETIHKTSKRRHKPFIQVNCAAIPETLLESELFGVERGAFTGADRSRQGYLEAAESGTLLLDEIGDLPLHLQGKILRVLEEKKVFRVGGTRAYNANFRLIAATNWDLKEMVQEKKFREDLYFRLNVVPLTIPPLRERRDDIPLLIAHFQKCLSAKDAGKKVIFSPEALELLCRYDYPGNIRELKNIVEQLTVLYPGEAIKPLHIPVSLQKESWVGNLFENFVVGKPLKDAVGEFETRYIEKVLKSAGGNKSLSARILGISRQMLWEKLKQR; this is translated from the coding sequence ATGGACAGGCTTAAACTCTTGATTATTGAAGACGATCCCCTGTTCGGCGAAGCCATTTGGGAAGCTCTGCAAGCGGCCGGTTACCGGACCAGGCTTGCGACAAGTGGTGCTGAAGCTCTGGCGGCTGTTGCAGAGGAGAGTTTCGACCTGATGCTTCAGGATATACGACTTCCCGATGCCAATGGACTGGATATACTGAGGGAAATTTTGCAGAGACAGCCCCATTCCAGGGCGTTGGTCATGACCGGGTTCGCTACCGTAGATAGTGCTGTTGAAGCCATGAAAATAGGGGCTTTCGATTTTCTTACCAAACCATTTCCCATGGAAATGCTGCTCATGAAACTGCAGAAGGTTCTGGAATTCAAGCAGATGGAAAAGGAGATCGACTCTTTCAGGAGTAAGGAAGAGGAATGTCATCTCATAGTCAGTCGCAGTCCTGCCATGAAGGACCTGCTGGAAATGGCAAGGGCCGTGGCGGTCACGGATGCCACCGTGCTCTTGCAGGGGGAAAGCGGCACCGGCAAAGAACTCCTGGCTGAAACCATCCACAAGACAAGCAAAAGACGCCACAAACCGTTCATCCAGGTGAACTGTGCCGCCATCCCCGAAACCCTCCTGGAAAGCGAGCTTTTTGGTGTGGAACGGGGAGCTTTTACCGGGGCAGACAGGAGTCGCCAAGGCTATCTTGAGGCAGCGGAAAGCGGCACATTGCTGCTGGATGAGATAGGAGATCTGCCCCTCCATTTACAGGGCAAAATCCTGAGGGTTCTGGAAGAGAAAAAGGTCTTCAGGGTGGGAGGGACCAGGGCGTATAATGCCAATTTCCGGCTTATCGCCGCCACCAACTGGGACCTGAAGGAGATGGTTCAGGAAAAGAAATTCCGCGAAGACCTTTATTTCAGGCTGAATGTAGTGCCCTTGACCATCCCTCCTCTCAGGGAACGGCGGGACGACATCCCCCTGCTGATTGCGCACTTCCAGAAGTGCCTGTCAGCGAAAGATGCCGGGAAGAAAGTGATTTTTTCTCCCGAGGCCCTTGAGCTCCTCTGCCGTTACGACTACCCGGGAAACATCCGTGAGCTGAAGAATATTGTAGAGCAACTCACCGTACTTTATCCGGGAGAGGCGATCAAGCCCTTGCATATTCCCGTCTCATTGCAGAAAGAGTCATGGGTCGGGAATCTTTTCGAGAACTTTGTCGTCGGTAAACCGCTGAAGGATGCAGTCGGGGAATTCGAAACCAGATACATCGAAAAAGTCCTGAAAAGCGCCGGCGGTAATAAATCCCTCTCAGCCAGAATTCTCGGCATATCCCGGCAGATGTTGTGGGAAAAGCTCAAACAGAGATAA
- a CDS encoding DmsE family decaheme c-type cytochrome, with protein sequence MNKREIPKKLFLLSALTGCLLLIGAIVFAADGGYVGSEKCKECHAELAKAFSTNIHAKAGAYGVKDAGCESCHGAAGGHVASGDKSSIINPSKVDYEAASAACLKCHTKDKGQMFWHGSIHEGQGLSCVACHKVHGGNDKLLAKKNESDLCFTCHADVRADMFKRSKHPMRDSSSPTTEGKMTCSSCHNAHGAKGEKLIDAKSFNDKCYECHSEKKAPLLWEHSPVKEDCLTCHSSHGSSNDKMLVTKVPRLCQECHMQGRHQTGTLGTNSVFAFSRGCLNCHPMVHGSNNPSGPVLQR encoded by the coding sequence ATGAACAAAAGAGAGATACCAAAAAAGTTGTTTCTGTTGTCGGCTCTGACCGGCTGCCTGTTGCTGATAGGCGCAATCGTTTTTGCCGCTGATGGAGGCTACGTCGGCAGCGAAAAGTGCAAGGAGTGTCACGCGGAGCTGGCCAAGGCATTTTCCACGAACATTCACGCCAAGGCGGGAGCATACGGCGTCAAGGACGCAGGCTGCGAGTCCTGTCATGGCGCGGCTGGCGGCCATGTAGCCTCCGGGGACAAATCGTCCATCATCAATCCGTCCAAGGTCGACTACGAGGCCGCCTCGGCAGCCTGTCTCAAGTGCCATACGAAGGATAAGGGGCAGATGTTCTGGCACGGCAGTATTCATGAGGGCCAGGGATTGAGCTGTGTGGCCTGTCACAAGGTCCATGGTGGCAATGACAAGCTGCTCGCCAAGAAAAATGAGAGCGACCTCTGTTTCACCTGTCATGCCGATGTCCGCGCTGACATGTTCAAACGCTCCAAACATCCCATGCGGGACTCTTCTTCTCCCACCACCGAAGGGAAAATGACCTGCTCTTCCTGCCACAACGCCCACGGCGCCAAGGGTGAAAAGCTGATCGACGCCAAGTCCTTCAATGACAAGTGTTACGAGTGCCATTCGGAGAAAAAGGCTCCGCTCCTCTGGGAGCATTCTCCTGTCAAGGAAGACTGCCTCACCTGCCACAGCTCCCACGGTTCATCCAATGACAAGATGCTTGTCACGAAGGTTCCGCGCCTTTGCCAGGAGTGCCATATGCAGGGGCGGCATCAGACGGGAACCCTGGGCACCAATTCTGTTTTTGCATTCAGCAGGGGTTGCCTGAACTGCCACCCGATGGTACACGGCTCCAACAACCCGTCCGGGCCGGTGCTGCAAAGGTAA
- a CDS encoding MtrB/PioB family decaheme-associated outer membrane protein — protein sequence MMKRKSYKHMTLAMLLSFFATVGAAQADTDIMEGKATISGGINAGVQQKIIDGSREKFEEYRDVQNGFLINDFRLKGDGNTTPYFLDVKIKNPVQDNEFYQLNGGVHGKYNFGLFYDSIPHNFSSGKFLLNDLGGGRYAIGDVIQSQLQANEILRSQRLTYAPPPGGVTNTAGGAFINPADAQNQAQDAGMTGIVNNLYGSANTIKLGLKREKTGFAFDYRISDDAKVWTKISNEKRIGTRRINQGTYERYNNGNTTAGDRGHIVDFFLAAGIELPETIDYRTTTLNIGTGVYKKNWLADVEYTFTNFDNKVSTLTWDNPFRITDATATNAAATPPALVGTANPFNRGRSATGQMSLTPDSQSHDLAVSGSVELPLHSRVSGTISYGWITQDEAFAPYTRNSAISLIAGTAGPGFDVTNPANLPQQDLNGKVATLFQSYQLTSKPVEPLTVTARYRYYDYDNRSDNITFPGYSAFGDSFWRTEKNDVTSGQDAPVRNEALSFTRQNAELAIDYHLMKPLTVMVEGFWEGWDREQLRIDGTNELGAGGGFIFKPFKAAKLKGNYRYAHRSVDGYKPGNTAENPEAVGLANYDWADRVRHKADLRLQMMPVEALTVGLSGQYLNDKYGNDNRFGLKKNENVTGAIDIAYAASEALSFYANYVKEYRKGAMQSAAKDDAFNGSLNSLIPPGGAPFNPENYWNTDIYEKVDTFGVGATVQVIPDKLTVNTSYNLSNSKMDFNTVNPNGAVKLANALGQSWPTVRNRLQELKTDIGYNFTKNLKAGVTYLYEWYKLDDFVNTSAYMAGASVENTTKYLFTGANNFSYDAHVAGAYLSYKF from the coding sequence ATGATGAAGCGAAAAAGTTATAAACATATGACGCTGGCCATGCTCCTGTCGTTCTTTGCGACAGTGGGAGCGGCGCAAGCGGATACGGATATTATGGAAGGTAAGGCGACCATCAGTGGCGGAATCAATGCGGGAGTTCAGCAGAAGATCATCGATGGATCTCGCGAAAAGTTCGAAGAATACCGGGACGTACAGAACGGTTTCCTGATCAATGACTTCCGCCTTAAAGGCGATGGCAACACAACCCCTTACTTCCTCGACGTCAAGATAAAAAATCCGGTACAGGATAATGAGTTCTACCAGTTAAACGGCGGGGTCCATGGAAAATATAATTTCGGCCTTTTCTATGACAGCATCCCGCATAACTTCAGCAGCGGCAAATTTCTGCTGAATGATTTGGGAGGGGGGCGATACGCCATTGGCGATGTCATCCAGAGCCAGCTGCAGGCAAATGAGATCCTGCGGAGCCAGCGGCTGACATATGCACCTCCCCCCGGTGGCGTTACCAATACCGCAGGCGGCGCTTTCATCAATCCGGCTGACGCCCAGAACCAAGCCCAGGACGCGGGCATGACCGGCATCGTCAACAATCTGTACGGGTCCGCCAACACAATCAAGCTTGGCCTGAAGAGGGAAAAAACAGGTTTCGCTTTCGACTATCGGATCTCGGACGACGCAAAGGTCTGGACAAAGATAAGCAACGAGAAACGTATCGGCACCAGGCGCATCAACCAAGGCACCTACGAGCGGTACAATAACGGCAACACTACCGCAGGAGACCGCGGCCATATCGTCGATTTCTTTCTGGCAGCGGGGATCGAGCTGCCGGAGACCATCGACTATCGGACCACCACCCTGAACATCGGCACCGGCGTCTACAAGAAGAACTGGCTGGCTGACGTCGAATATACCTTTACCAACTTCGATAATAAGGTATCGACCCTGACCTGGGACAACCCCTTCAGGATTACCGACGCAACCGCTACAAATGCAGCTGCCACTCCTCCGGCTCTCGTCGGCACGGCAAACCCCTTCAACAGGGGCCGTTCTGCCACCGGTCAGATGTCCCTCACACCGGACAGCCAGTCCCATGACCTGGCCGTTTCCGGCTCGGTTGAACTGCCGCTGCACAGCAGGGTGTCCGGCACCATCAGCTACGGCTGGATCACCCAGGACGAGGCCTTTGCCCCCTACACCAGGAACAGCGCCATCAGCTTAATTGCAGGCACCGCCGGACCAGGCTTTGATGTGACCAATCCCGCCAACCTGCCACAGCAAGACCTGAACGGCAAAGTAGCGACCCTGTTCCAGAGTTACCAGCTGACCAGCAAGCCGGTTGAACCGCTGACCGTGACAGCCCGCTATCGCTACTATGACTACGACAACAGGTCCGACAACATCACCTTCCCCGGCTACTCGGCCTTCGGTGATTCGTTCTGGAGAACGGAGAAGAACGACGTCACTTCGGGCCAGGATGCCCCGGTTCGCAACGAGGCCCTTTCCTTTACCCGTCAAAATGCCGAACTCGCCATCGATTACCACCTGATGAAGCCGCTCACCGTCATGGTCGAAGGCTTCTGGGAAGGATGGGACCGGGAGCAGCTCCGAATCGACGGCACCAACGAACTGGGTGCAGGAGGAGGCTTCATCTTCAAGCCGTTCAAGGCGGCCAAACTCAAGGGTAACTACCGCTACGCCCACCGCAGCGTTGACGGCTACAAACCGGGCAACACCGCAGAAAACCCCGAGGCTGTGGGACTGGCCAACTACGACTGGGCTGACCGGGTCCGTCACAAAGCCGACCTCCGCTTACAGATGATGCCTGTGGAGGCCTTAACGGTGGGGCTATCCGGCCAGTACCTGAATGATAAGTATGGTAACGACAACAGGTTCGGTCTCAAGAAGAACGAAAACGTCACAGGCGCCATCGACATTGCTTACGCTGCATCCGAGGCCCTGTCGTTCTACGCCAATTATGTGAAGGAGTACCGCAAGGGGGCGATGCAGTCGGCAGCGAAAGACGATGCCTTCAATGGGTCGCTTAACAGCCTCATCCCGCCTGGCGGCGCTCCGTTCAATCCGGAAAACTACTGGAACACCGACATCTATGAGAAGGTCGACACGTTCGGGGTGGGTGCGACGGTCCAGGTCATTCCCGACAAGCTGACCGTGAACACCAGCTACAATCTCTCTAACAGCAAGATGGATTTCAATACCGTCAACCCTAACGGGGCAGTAAAGCTGGCAAACGCCTTGGGCCAGTCCTGGCCGACAGTCAGAAACCGTCTCCAGGAGCTCAAGACCGACATCGGCTACAACTTCACCAAGAACCTGAAGGCGGGTGTCACTTACCTCTATGAGTGGTATAAACTGGACGATTTCGTCAACACATCGGCGTATATGGCCGGCGCGTCTGTTGAGAACACCACCAAGTACTTATTTACCGGTGCCAACAACTTCAGCTACGACGCACATGTGGCCGGGGCATACCTTAGTTACAAGTTTTAA
- a CDS encoding IS701-like element ISGur14 family transposase, whose product MTTEIVFPGIEEYMAPYYGYFHRSESRELAECYLAGLLMDGERKSVEPMSEKVNASERSMQRLLSTAKWDDQLVAEQFRRSMLDVTSDPQGILVLDDTGFPKKGYDSVCVARQYCGASGKTDNCQIGVSMTYVGRDVAWPYAMELFVPESWDQQNDDCTAKRKKAHMPESVHHKSKWRMALDFVDLARKDNVPHRAVLADSWYGNIPEFRKELESRSENYILGAYSNTPVFLEEPVFEIAPVKEHKRGRPRTRPKVVSTNPEPVKLSVLGESIADDAWQRLELRLNSKDKPLVAEAVSMRVWPAHGWRQGNHHEQVWLLIERRPLNLGGYELRYFFSNMPQHLATIDLARLYHERYWIEHGYQQLKEELGLDHHEGRSWSGWHRHVLLTSLAYGYLTLLRLQQKKQKSATARSNWIQKKSTLANDALF is encoded by the coding sequence ATGACAACAGAGATCGTTTTCCCCGGCATCGAAGAATATATGGCTCCCTATTATGGCTATTTCCATCGGTCAGAGAGCCGTGAACTGGCAGAATGTTACTTGGCCGGCCTGCTCATGGACGGTGAGCGCAAGTCAGTTGAACCCATGTCAGAGAAGGTAAACGCATCTGAACGAAGTATGCAGCGCCTCCTTTCGACTGCCAAATGGGACGATCAACTTGTTGCTGAGCAATTCCGCCGTTCCATGCTTGACGTCACTTCCGACCCGCAGGGGATCCTGGTTCTTGATGATACCGGGTTCCCTAAGAAAGGGTACGACAGTGTATGTGTTGCCCGGCAATACTGCGGTGCATCAGGCAAGACTGACAACTGTCAGATTGGCGTAAGCATGACGTATGTCGGCAGAGATGTCGCCTGGCCATATGCCATGGAACTGTTCGTCCCGGAATCCTGGGATCAGCAAAATGATGATTGCACCGCAAAGCGTAAAAAGGCTCACATGCCGGAGTCAGTGCACCATAAGTCAAAATGGCGCATGGCACTTGATTTTGTTGACCTGGCCCGAAAAGACAATGTTCCCCATCGTGCAGTCCTTGCTGACAGCTGGTATGGCAACATTCCGGAGTTTCGCAAGGAGCTTGAGTCCCGCAGTGAAAATTACATCCTGGGAGCTTACTCCAACACCCCGGTATTTCTTGAGGAGCCGGTCTTTGAAATTGCGCCAGTCAAAGAGCATAAGCGAGGGCGTCCACGAACTCGCCCTAAGGTAGTCTCCACAAACCCCGAACCGGTCAAGCTGTCGGTACTGGGCGAAAGCATTGCCGATGATGCATGGCAACGGCTAGAATTGAGGCTCAATTCCAAGGACAAGCCACTTGTTGCAGAGGCCGTCTCAATGAGAGTGTGGCCGGCTCACGGATGGCGGCAGGGCAATCATCATGAACAAGTCTGGCTCCTGATAGAGCGCCGCCCCCTGAACCTGGGTGGATACGAGCTTCGCTATTTCTTCAGCAATATGCCGCAGCATCTGGCAACGATTGACCTTGCCCGCCTCTACCATGAACGTTATTGGATAGAGCATGGCTATCAACAGCTAAAGGAAGAGCTTGGCCTTGATCACCATGAAGGGCGCTCATGGAGCGGATGGCATCGACATGTGCTCCTGACGTCCCTGGCATATGGCTATCTGACACTGTTGCGTTTGCAGCAAAAAAAACAGAAGAGTGCGACAGCGCGGAGCAACTGGATTCAGAAAAAATCGACACTGGCCAACGACGCTTTGTTCTGA